In Corylus avellana chromosome ca2, CavTom2PMs-1.0, the following proteins share a genomic window:
- the LOC132168593 gene encoding pectinesterase inhibitor 12-like — translation NLIIKACDSTLYKELCRRTLQNDPESRAATSLEVLAKVALKHATSTATHIHDQVKKLLKSSSKPIKVALADCNELYQDALEQLDDSNTAFITKNYDISTYVSAAMDDADTCDQSIEEMAPGKSPIGSQGTTFSQLCSIVLAIAKQVK, via the coding sequence AATTTGATCATCAAAGCTTGTGATAGCACACTGTACAAGGAACTGTGCAGAAGAACCCTTCAAAATGACCCGGAAAGCCGTGCTGCAACTAGTTTGGAAGTCCTGGCCAAAGTTGCACTAAAGCATGCAACATCCACAGCAACCCATATACATGACCAAGTGAAAAAACTGCTCAAATCATCGAGCAAGCCGATTAAGGTTGCCCTGGCAGATTGCAATGAGCTTTACCAAGATGCACTTGAACAACTTGATGACTCCAACACTGCCTTTATAACCAAGAATTACGACATTAGTACATATGTGTCGGCTGCCATGGATGATGCTGACACATGTGACCAAAGCATCGAGGAAATGGCACCCGGCAAGTCTCCAATAGGCAGTCAGGGCACCACATTTAGCCAGCTTTGCAGCATTGTCTTGGCCATTGCCAAGCAAGTGAAATGA